In Quercus robur chromosome 10, dhQueRobu3.1, whole genome shotgun sequence, a genomic segment contains:
- the LOC126703591 gene encoding chromophore lyase CRL, chloroplastic, producing MGNGSRARGVVMKTLLLIGGALLLKRLTKSTTRWDHTRLVAQSLTGQKFSRDQASRDPDNYFNIRLMTCPAAEMVDGSKVLYFEQAFWRTPQKPFRQRFYMVKPCPKELRCDVEVSSYAIRDVEEYGNFCDRPKDQRPLPEEVIGDIAEHLTTVYLKRCERGKRCLYEGSTPPGGFPNSWNGATYCTSELAIVKNNEIHTWDRGYDDDGNQVWGAKEGPYEFKPVPASSFNDMLSPLNFPFQQSMEKRIEGSFVLQD from the exons atggGAAATGGAAGCAGAGCTAGGGGAGTGGTAATGAAGACGCTGTTACTGATAGGAGGCGCTCTTTTGCTCAAACGACTCACCAAGTCCACCACTCGTTGGGACCATACTCGCCTTGTTGCTCAATCCCTCACAGGCCAAAAG TTTTCAAGGGACCAAGCATCCAGAGATCCTGATAATTACTTCAATATCAG ATTGATGACGTGCCCGGCAGCAGAGATGGTCGATGGTTCTaaggttttatattttgaacaa GCATTCTGGAGGACCCCTCAGAAGCCCTTTCGCCAg AGATTCTACATGGTCAAGCCTTGTCCTAAAGAATTGAGATGTGATGTTGAG GTAAGTTCATATGCCATTAGAGATGTGGAGGAGTACGGGAACTTCTGTGACCGCCCAAAGGATCAGCGTCCACTGCCTGAAGAAGTTATTGGG GATATTGCGGAGCATTTAACGACAGTATATCTCAAACGTTGTGAGCGTGGAAAACGCTGCTTATATGAAGGTTCAACTCCACCTGGCGGGTTTCCTAATTCATGG AATGGAGCAACGTACTGTACTTCTGAACTTGCAATTGTGAAGAATAATGAGATACATACATGGGATAGGGGCTATGATGACGACGGAAATCAA GTTTGGGGAGCGAAGGAAGGTCCATACGAGTTCAAGCCTGTTCCTGCCTCTAGTTTCAATGACATGCTTTCTCCTTTAAATTTCCCTTTTCAGCAATCGATGGAGAAACGAATAGAGGGTTCATTTGTTTTGCAAGATTGA
- the LOC126703594 gene encoding uncharacterized protein LOC126703594: protein MVLQLQAASRPVPTTKSCLATTGNAGLRRPSDRFALKSSFFSPSLNLLLSSLPRTPASAAPRFSMRVASKQAYICRDCGYIYNERTPFEKLPDKYFCPVCGAPKRRFRSYQPAVVKNANATDVRKERKAQIQREEAIGRALPIAIVVGIVALGGLYFYLNNTFS, encoded by the exons ATGGTCCTGCAACTGCAGGCAGCCTCTAGACCTGTACCAACAACCAAGTCTTGTTTGGCTACAACAGGCAATGCTGGTCTGCGAAGACCATCTGATCGATTTGCTCTTAAGTCATCTTTTTTCTCTCCATCACTCAACCTCTTGCTTTCCTCTCTACCACGCACTCCTGCTTCTGCTGCACCCAGATTTTCCATGCGTGTTGCCTCCAAGCAAGCCTATATTTGTCGTGATTGCGG gtatatatataatgagagaACTCCCTTTGAGAAATTACCTGACAAGTATTTCTGTCCTG TCTGTGGTGCTCCTAAACGAAGATTCAGGTCCTACCAACCTGCTGTGGTAAAAAATGCTAATGCAACAGATGTTCGAAAGGAACGGAAAGCACAAATTCAAAGAGAGGAAGCAATTGG GCGGGCACTCCCGATAGCAATCGTGGTGGGAATTGTGGCACTTGGGGGATTATACTTCTACCTCAACAACACCTTTAGTTGA